The DNA sequence AAGACAATGAGACACATCGTTACATATAAATAACATTTTCTTTAtatcctctgtgtgtgtagtttgaGCGTGTGTGTAGTTTGAGCAAGTGTAACAGAAAGACAGTACTCCCATTCACTTGGATATGCAGTTAGATGTAGACGCAGACAGAACACAAACATAGAAGCGTTATTTTCACATAGTCAGTTGTCAACATGACATCCAGTGCCTCCTCTGTACCTTCTCAGTGCATAGAATAACTAAAAGACAAACCAGTTCTAACTGGTCTACCTTGACAGTGCAGTGCataggaagagaagagaaggaagagagggaaggaaagaggataTAGATGCTGCTGTAGTGTAGAAATCCAAACAAAGGCCAGTAAACTTACAAacaagccatttgggacagaaatCCCTCGTCATCTTAAATTCTCTTTGGaacttcgtgtgtgtgtgtgtaacagtgccCACACTCCTCAGCAACCGGTAATGCATTTCCTGAAATATGTACTTTTTGTTAAGAGTCTCTTGTTTtctaaaatgttatttgtttttCCAGAGTAGAGCAGGAGTTTGAGTCCCATGTTGAATGAATGGAATGCCCAGGCCAGAGGAATCACTTCCTGAGGTCATCAGAGTTCAGCCAGGTTCCGTACTCCTCCACGTCCCTCCTCACAACCAGGAGCATCTCTGCCACGTCCGGAGACAGCTGTTCACTGAGAAATGTACTGAGAAAAGCGGAgtgtggtgagggagagagagcgatagagactgGTTTACAAGAGTGCAAAGTACAAACTGTAACAAACAGACACTGTGGTAAGCCCCATGTGACCACTCCTCTAACAGGATCAGATCAAACTCTAACTGACGAGTAGTCTACCAGTCAAATTGTGGGCTGCATTCAAGAGTTCCTGACAGGATTACtatgcaattttttttttacagagggACATTTCTGTTTGTAAACAACAAGCATGAGAAGTTGAGCATAAAGTTTGAGATACTGTGCCTTTGATTAGGAGTTGTACAACACATGTCTGCATAGTCGTTGTCCCTCCCATCACTCACCGGAGATCTGCTTCATTCCCGATGCAGACAGGACTCTTTAGTTTGGAGTCGAGGTTGTAGTAGTGTCCATTAACCTGGCGCACTGCAAGCCAGTGCCGCCGCTTGACGGGGAGGGACACAATTCCAAGAGAGACACGTGACGGAACGTTCAGGATGAACCCCTGGACCTTGTCAACACAGAGACTCTGTACTGTTCTGAGGGAGAAATAGGAAAAGGGAAGGAGATTTTGGTTTAAAATCAACAGAGCCACAGTGGTGGTGAAGGGGATGAACAGTAGGAGTAGACAGAATCTGTGGCGAAGTTTCCTTATCAGTATAttttatttggtcaataaaacTGTAGCTCTTTGTGACCTGTACAGTACTTGGTTGGATTTATTACACAGGTGTATTTCATTGCCAATCATCTCTTCCGAATTGGTCTGGCCCTGAGGTATTGATGTCTGACCTGCGTTTGTCCCACCATACTGCAGCCAACTCTCTGCTCTGTAGGGCAGCCATGATGACGTTGACGTCATAGTTGCCTGTGCCCAGCATAGAGCGGTGAGGGTTCACCACACATTGTGGAGCTAGCCTGGGGAGGAAGGGGAAAGAGGGGAACATGGTAAAAACAGATTCACATGCTCTTGGAACTCATGGAGAAAGTGTGTGGTGGGTGCTCTTTGGATCACAGGCTTATAACAGTACTTGATGATTTACATGCAGAGATTGCATATTGAAGAGCCTGTGTGTTATCATTGACACAAAGAACTCTGTTTAGCCAAAACACCGCCTCCTAAAGATGACATTACACGCACATCGCCTGACCTAAGTGACCTCACCGCTTGCAGATGTCATCTGCCGTCTCCTTGGTGAACACTTGTTCTTGCAGAACGTTGTTCAGAGCATGAATGGCGCACAACTCCAGTCGCTGCTTCTCGTGGAATACCTCTCCTTCGCTCATAATAACCCTGTTGATAGACAAAATACACAAAACACAAGCATGTTAACAGCAGCTGTCCAATACATTGTTGAAGATGAACTTTCAACAAAACAGTGAAAAGGGAATGAATGAAACACTTTCCAAGGGAACAAAACAATAGCTATCTCCTCTGTAATACTCCAGAAAAAACACGTGCATTCGAAGTACAAAAGAATGCTTAATTTCATTCAATTATTAGCTAACTAACTACATCAGTCTTTACCGTATTGGAAGTTGTCCGCAGTGTAATGGCCAAATAAAGCGGTGTATCAAAGTCAGTAATAGCTCTTTCGGTGCTCTTATTCCACgacaaacaaaataataaaatgtacCTAGTGTACACGTAAATCTATTATACATAAACTTGCTGATTTTACGCTCACAAGAACATGCTAGTGAACTCTCTAGTAAGAATGGGAAAAAACCGGAAGCTTGATTGTTGTTGTTCAACTGTCACGCCCCGTAAATTGAGCGTAGTTTTTGTCCTCGCTGAATTTCTCTGCAACGCGCATCAGGCTATCCAATCAGAGATTAGTGCGCGCTGAAAGCCAGGAACTATGCGTGGTGCCAGCAAAGATGGCGCGCCTGGAAAAGCCCATAGACTTAGATAGACATCGCATCATTTGTGAGAGCAGGGGCAGCGCAATTGAGggcatctccattttgaagtagtccattttctatgatttggtaaacaaactgaatgTGTGCATACCACTGAGATATAATAAGAACTGAAGACTACATCCAAAATGTCCGACCGTTGTTTTCAAGGTAATCTACTCACGTTCGCATACGTTGATTAATTTCATGGACCGTCTATATCTGGGATGCAACCGCACAAGGAGCAGTGCAAGCAGTGATGACGCCATCACACCATCCAAAAACAGAGCAGACATTTGATGAATATAAATGTAAATATCTTCGGCTATGAGTGATGGAAAAAAAACGGCCTCAGCAACAATTATTGAAAAATTCATTGGATGTTTTGTTCACAAAGGAGATGACTAAGTGTCTTATTAAGAATGTTCTAATCTGACTTCTCTATGTGACAGTGTATGGAAATTGTCTTTTTGGGCCGGGCGTACGGGACGGTTgaactaatgtaggctaatgtgattagcatgaggttgtattcttgttaatctagctgcactgtccaatttacagtagctattatagtGAAATAATGCtattgctattgtttgaggagagtgcacaattatgaacttgaaaatgtatttataaaccaattaggcacatttgggcagtcttgatacaacattttcaacagatatgcaatggttcattggctctgtctaaaactttgcacatatactgctgccatctagtggctaaAATCTAAAtagcgcctgggctggaataatacattatggcctttctcttgcatttcaaagatgatggtacaaaaaaagaaaagcatgttttttttctttgtattatcttttaccagatctaatgtcttatattctcctacattaatttcaaatttccacaaacttcagtgtttcctttcaaatggtatcaagaatatgcatatccttgcttcaaatcctgagctacaggcagttagatttgggtatgtcattttagttgaaaattgaaaaaaatgttCCGGTCCTTAAGATTAAACTGCGGTACAGAAGCAAAACTGTGGGAGCAGTCAAAACCATTCTTCTAGACTGGAACCCTGGCCACTtggtgcatactgccacctgtttgaacaggtataaagcttgcagatttactgccacctgcagttatggaatgtttgttCACAAGTATAAtgcattggctgatccctcctggtgacctggttggaattatgtgatccttccttaacccataggaagtcccacccagtgaCTACTTTAAAATAGTGAAAGTgctcaatggcactgcccattCTAAAATAGACATTTGGGCactagagtcctctatctatctctatgggaaAAGCCACAAACATCCTGTCCAAATGAGCATTACAAGTTAGTGCCTTAGTATAAACTGGTTTGGGGGTTTAATGTAAATAAAAATGACTGAATGactttattgtattttattgtattgaGGTAGCTAAAAATCACATTTGACTAAATGTATTTGCATATGACGCAAACAATCATGTCATTAATCGAAAAACATTTTCTGATTGCAGAGAGGGCCACAAGGGAAAATCTCTGTGCACTGTTTTCCGACAAATAATTCGAAGGAAATATCCAGAACCAGAATCCAAAAATAAAAACACGCAGACAATGTAGTGATGAGGCGCACTCTAGTGTTCAATAGAAATACTGCAGGAAAAAGTCTCAGTGGGGGTTAAAAGCCAAAACTTCCCCTTCCAAAATTATGGATTCTATGAATAATTTAAATGTAATGTTACTTAGAATGTACCTTTTCAAATCTCGTGTGTATCAATGTATCTTGAGGATGGCATTAATAATCACTCATCTACATTAATTTACTTTTAAATAACAGGCAATATTCTGTGTCTGGCACATGGTAGGCACATTCCCACTCTGGCCTTTGTGACCATAGTTCTCAGGACGTTTGGTCAGAGCCAGGGGCTTTCAAATTCAATCTGAGCTTATGTCCCCACAGTCACACATTGATGTCAGTAGACTGGGGTTGGCAGGCTGTGAtgctttctgttttttgtttgtacAGAAGCAACACTTACATTAGATTTGCTGTGAGCTGTAAAAGTTTCCTCCATGCAAGTCATTCATGTGATAAGAGTCTTACAGGTACagatatttaaccccttatttatTATAATGTTGGATGCCAGTGCTTGATGGTTTGGTACCTTAACCATGAGCAAAGTAATGTTTTACCTCATGCAACAAGGGCTTACGTACACAGGTTTTATTGTGCTGCTCACCAAAAGTCATGAAGAGTGAAAAGTTGATTTGTGGAAGATCCTAAAGAATTATGGTTATTATGGACAGATTTGAGAAATAGCTACATTTGTTGTAATGCTTTGGAATGGATGGCGTTATTTGTGAACATTAGAATGACAACCATATTGTTACACAAAGTTGCTATTGTAGTAATTCCCAAGCATATCTAACATTTTGACTAATAGTTCATGCTTCTGATAGCATCGAACGTTCTAAATTCTCTCTGATATGTTGCATTCTAGCCTGGTTgccatctctgtgtctctgctcagctattacattccactccttgccaaaGCCAATGACAGGAGTGGCAAGGAGTTgaatgttagctaaaaagactGGTACCTCGACTAGTATTaaattaaaatcaaattgtatttgtcacatgcttcgtagacaacaggtgtagactcacagtgaaatgcttacttacgggtccttttccaacaatgcatagttaaagatcaaataaaaataaaatagtaacacaaggaataaatatgCAGTGAATAACGAGGGAGTACGagtagagtcaatgtgaaggggtacaacgtaattgaggtagctatgtattgtacatataggtagggttaaagagaataggcaacaggatagataatagacagtagcagcagtgtatgcatgtgtgttggggtgtcagtgtatgtgagtgtgcatagagtcagtgctgATTGATTAGCTATTTCTCAATATTGTTTAGAAGTcttatttattttaactaggcaagtcagttaagaacaaattcttatttacaatgacggcctaccagccataccctaacgacgctgggccaattgtgcaccgccctatgggactcccaatcacggccagttatTAAGCCTTCCTCCGACACTGCCGTCTCTTGGTATATTGTATGGTAGAGTTAGGTTCACTGGGGTTAGGTTACATTGAAGTTTAGAAAAAGTTTATATTGTGTGCGGCTGTCTGTCAAGATGAAGACCTACCCTCTGGGTGGGTATGAGTTTTTCAAACGCACCTATGGCTTGGAATCATCTTTGACATTCTCGACTTTGGATGGCTGGTGGAAATGTCAAGTAGTATGACGACAGAGCACCTACGATATGTGATTGGTCTTGTTGGTTACGTTGTTTGTACACGTGTTGTATGGCTAAAATACCGATTGGTCAAGACAACACAATTTCATTTGGGAGACGTAGTTGTGTTCCGTGTCAACGAAAatagtagctggctagctactcTAGCACTTGGCCACCACATAACTTTGGCTAAAAAAAACTTTATTCCAGTAGCTCGCTTCCCTTTATTGTATACGTTATTTACCCCCAAAAGCATGCTGTTTTTAGCAGAATAACGAATTGGAGTTTACGTGCTATCAGTGTATCTGAACTTTTGAGGAGAAGAATTTCAGCTAGCAAGCTGCAGCTGGCTAACGCGTTAGCATAACTTGATCGCTTGCTTGGCATTCGAGATCTAAATAGTCGGCGATACCtgcatttattcatttatttgagGTGTCGTGAACCACTTTCTCATCGATCAAGCATAAGCTACAAGCATTTATTAGTTGCTAGCTACCGTTGCTATTTAGACGAGGATCACAGAGTTAGCTAGCCCCAGTCACCTGAATACTAATATTCTTCGGAAGACATGGTAAGTAAAAATTGTTTACAAACACTTTCATAAATGGATACAATTATTggttatttagctagctaacaaagcaAGTCAAATTGTTTGCCAGCTGTTTAGCTgacgttaactagctaactacagTAACGTTACTTAGCCGAGACCTAACTTAGCTAACTAGTTAAGTAGGGTAGCTAACGTTGGTTGGTTATTTGCTTGCTATAGTTAACTAACTAACTGGCGTTAGCTGATATAACGTTGGCTACGATTTTCTTTTGCAGGCCAGTTCAGTGTTGACACTTCTCCCGAACACAATTTAAATGGAAAACTGTCCAACATAAAGATTAATCACTAACTAACTTCTACACGATTGTCAGCAAATTAACTATCATAACGTTAGCACACCCCAAAGTTGGCGTATGTAGCTACCTatgcaagttagctagctacctaatgaTGATGATTTGGCTGGCTAGCTACCTAATGTTAGCTTGCTAGTTAGATATCTTATTTCCTCTCTTTTAGCTAAATTGATGAGTTGTAATAAGAACTACATCAATATGTTAAACGGTTTGGCGATTTAATGGTACATTAGCTATTTGATTTGACAATGATGTGAACTAGTCAGTAATTGTAGGCAGCAATGCTACCATTAGCTAGCTTTTGGCTAACTGTTAATTCGCTAGCCAGCTACAACCTAGCTTTATTTGGCAAAGACAGAATGGCTAACTTGATGTCCGTTTTGTATGGCTAGAAAATGCAAATACAATATCTTAACTTTGACCGGTTTGTACATTTATCAATGAAGTAAACTGCCAGACATTGGCTGAAATCGCAGTTGTCAGTTGTGACACACAGCTTATCCACTGCACTCTCATGATGATATTAACGTGATTCACCACCTGGCCTGTACTGTAGTCGACTCAACTACACGATTTACGATGGAGTTGAGCAGCGACTAGTGTGGGCAAACTGGAGTTACTTAGTCCCATACAATATCGTTTTTATCTAAAACTACTGATTATAGCATCCAAAGTATCTCCCGCAATTACACCGGAATGTGTGTGGGCTATTCTTTGGGTGTTGAAATCAGTAGTTTTTTATTCAAATAGATTTTGTGACTAAGGAGCTCCAGTCTGTTCACACTAATCGCAGCTCATCTCATCATAAATCGTGGAGTTGAGTTTAATCGGCTACAGGCCTAAGGCTTATCAGACAGTAGATAGCTACATTGATTCTGAGCAACCATTTTGGTGACAGCTTTACTGAAATTGTCCCTGACTGAGATTTTCCTGTTATTGATGTGTTTGTGATCATGGGATGTGTGGTTTCCATATCTATAGTATTTACCATATTTGCACCTTTCTGTTGGTAGTGGGACAGAAtagtaatgtatgtgtgtgcccCATTTATAGAACTCCAATGTAGAGAACTTACCGCCCCAGGTTCTGCGCCTGGTGTACAAAGAGGTGTCTGCACTAGCTGCAGATCCCCCTGAGGGCATCAAGATCTACCCCAGCGAAGAAGACATCACAGAACTCCATACAGCCATCGAGGGACCAGGTAACGCATACCTCTGTCATGGGAAATGTTTTGTCTGCCTAGGGAAGCTGTAATGTAGAACATGCTTAATGCTGGGGTTGACATTAAGCTCTCAAAGGTACTTGTCCATCGGGCAAGTACAGGCAAAAAACGAAAATGGTCTTCTACatgtacaaataaaaaaataaagtaccTTTCATTTGAACATTGTTTGAATGAGTTTCATGCTAAATCTGTAAAGAAGTTAGAAGTCTTAAggtgtcagcatgcttcagttcggctggcggTTAGCTGAAGTCGGCTAGGCGAATCAgacgagtgtgctcgcatactcccttaaaagaccttcgcttggAAAAACAAGTAAAAAGCAGAAATAGTATTGTTTGTCCATTGTTAAATGCCTTAGCCAGTATTTCCTTCCTCAacatagtcagaattaatctaagataactcaagaaatctgtcaataGTTTTGATGTTTCTGACAAGGATGTTTGCAGTATTTCGCAATGAAACATTTTCATGAAAATGagtcgtctctcgttgaatgacaaccgACTTtactgaagaatccctactgttggccAATCACTGACAAAGGGGTGTAGACTTCGGCTACTGACCTTGGCTACCAACTTTGGTTTGCTGCAAGAAAAAGTGTACgcccaaacaacaacaaaaaaaacttaCCAAGGTCCAAAACTAACAAGAAATGGCACAAAATATTGTcttaatatatgcacaaactcttccgaaCTGTTTCGGGTGGAAAGCATGTAGACATCTTTACTCTGACAGACTTCTGATGAAAAGGGTTAAAGTGTGTGTTAAAGTATGAAGTAATGATCACACATGTAAAATACTCCATAGAGGCATGAAATTTAAGTCTCCGGTACTTTTGTGCACTTTTTAGACAAAGGTTCTGAAAGTGAAGCTCAGCAGCCAAGTGGTACTGCTGTGTGTATCTTGTTGACTGTTACTCAAATGGCGAGGAGTTGAAGCCCATTGGCTGAAACAAATTGCTAGGGGCTGGTCCACGTAAATATGTAAAATGTAGGGGAAAAGTtgcagcacagcttccagaaaagtCATTCTCAAACTTTAGTTTTCGTTGCTAATTCAGGTTAGACCTCAACTATGCTCAGATTACACACTGGCTAGCTAACACACTACTAGAGGCAGTTGGCACAAAGGCCTGAACATTTGATTTAGTTGTCCAATCTTCACTGTCTGAACTGGAAAACACTTAGGCCTACTTGAGTTGCAAGGTCATTTGTTAAGTTATGGACTCCTACCGCCATTTGAGCACTGACATTTGCTACTGAAACAGGTGCGTCTTTCTCATCAATATCACTGCACGTTTAGCCTACTCCTTTTTTAACAGGGTGTAATGAGCTTATTATTGGCTATTTGCCTTCATCAAAACAATGTTTTTGTTACATATGTCCATCCGTAAACTATTCTAAATGACAGACTAGCAGTTCGCTAAATGGACCAGATGCATTAATTTTTTTCAAATCTGCAGCTCGTAGTTGGAACACATTTCCCTACTTTAATTAAccagtccattttgaatttgtgATAAAGCTGTCGTGATTTGGCAAGGAATGTAGCTTGTCTACAGTTTTGTTTGTGTATGCCATCTGATAGATGCATTTCTATAGGCAGTAATTTCTATAGTCTTAATGGGAGCTTGGGTGCGCAACTCGTTTGTGTAGAGGGAGCGTTCGGATCTGAATGGAGTGAGACGAGTAACGGAGGCGAAAGAGAATGTAGGGAGAACTGTGTGATCACTTGGCTTGATTAATTTTTTTGTTGAGTCGCTTATGCACATGAACAAATGGAACACGATTCAACGTGAATGAACGCTAGTCTTCAGGACAAAAGGCAGATTCCACCTTACCGACTGTTCAGTTTACCTGCCCTGGACAACCAGTAATGTCAACCCCTGCTTGACGTGGTTTATTTATTGTGCTTCAATAGAAGGAACCCCGTTTGCCGGGGGTGTTTTCCGGATGCGCCTGGTCCTGGGGAAGGACTTCCCTGCTGCACCACCGAAGGGCTACTTCTTAACCAAGATCTTCCACCCTAATGTGGGCCACAAGGGAGAGATCTGTGTCAACGTCCTGAAGAGGGACTGGAGGGCAGAGCTGGGACTCAGACATGTATTACTGGTAAGAAACATTTACGCATCTCTATGGATGCTTCTTAATAATCCAAAATAGCAGTGGGTGAAAGAAAATATTGTATCTGGTGCATTTTATATTCTTAACATTTTGTATAGTCATCTCTGCTTGGTTCAAGGAAAATCTTGAAATATACCCTGATGACTCAATggtgttcattctctctctctctctcagactatcAAGTGCCTTATGATCCATCCCAACCCTGAGTCGGCTCTCAACGAGGAGGCGGGGCGTCTGCTCCTGGAGGACTATACAGAGTATGCATCCCGTGCTCGCCTTCTGACTGAGATCCATGCCATGGGGGGGCACGGGGGGGCGTCGGGGGTGCCCCAGGACCCCGCCGATGGCCCCCAGCCCAAAAAACACGCAGGGGACCCTACCAAGAGGGCGATGGGGCCAGGGGTTGCCCCCTCTGCTGCTCTGGGTAACGGAGCCAATGGAAGCAGTACTACctccagcagtagtagtagcaatagtaatgTTGTAGGGAAGAAGAAAACTGATAAAAAGCGAGCGTTGAGACGACTCTAATGCTGTTtggagtcttctctctctctgtgtgtgtgtgtgtgtgtatactgaatATTGCCCCCCTCTCCCAGACTCTTTCTATCCCCCTGACTCTACTGTCCCTTTTGTACTCATTGCATCTTGTATCCCTGTTCATTCCTTGTTGCCATATATTCTCCCAATCCCCTGTGGATAAATCTATTTGCATTCAATTactttttgacagcacccctttttaatttgaatgaaaccttccatacatatttgTCTGTTGTAGAAGTGCTCAGAAAGTGAATTTTTGGACCTCAATGTCAAAACAAAAGATAAAGGTGCTCAAATTTTACCCCTTTTGCGAACCACAcaatgagacatccatgtctacATCACTGGAAAATATAAACGGTTGAGATTTGATATATTTTAAAAGCTTGCAAACAGGGTTGTCAGACTATTTAGTGATTTCTTGgtagggtggggtatgcaaaataggtcaactttgagaacctttatctcctgaatgttttgggcATTTAGGTCCAGAAAGTctctttctgaccacttcttccatggGAAAACATGTCTGGAACGTTTTGTTTAAAACAAAAGGGATGTTGTGAAAAAGTGACTGAATTCAAATGGGttcaccggtgtgtgtgtgtgtgtgtgtgtgttctctccatggTTCCTCACTGTCATGATCTGAGAAAGGCTTTATTGTGTTTCATACACAGCACTAGTGATTGTGTGTGTCATATAGTAGCTAGACTGTTTGAGCTTCAGTCTGACTCATCTCCCCCATCTGAAATTAGGCTTCTTTCTGTTCAGTGTTCACTAAACAAAATGTCTTGGATATTTTGCAAAAACAGAAAGCCTCTTTCTTTCCCCACCCCCTTCTTGACATGGCTCCTGTTGCTGAAATGGTACTGTGTACTGCCCAGCTAGCCTCGTGTTGGGAAACTGGTGAGATGTTTTGTCACGTCTGAGTTGAGTTACCTTATACGAGATCAGGTTGTTGGACGGGAGTAAGGGTGGAGGACTTATTCGATTATGCAATATTTTTTGATTCCTAGAGTGAAACAAAACATGACGAGATGGT is a window from the Oncorhynchus tshawytscha isolate Ot180627B linkage group LG03, Otsh_v2.0, whole genome shotgun sequence genome containing:
- the LOC112236455 gene encoding josephin-2, whose product is MYNRFTCTLGTFYYFVCRGIRAPKELLLTLIHRFIWPLHCGQLPIRVIMSEGEVFHEKQRLELCAIHALNNVLQEQVFTKETADDICKRLAPQCVVNPHRSMLGTGNYDVNVIMAALQSRELAAVWWDKRRTVQSLCVDKVQGFILNVPSRVSLGIVSLPVKRRHWLAVRQVNGHYYNLDSKLKSPVCIGNEADLRTFLSEQLSPDVAEMLLVVRRDVEEYGTWLNSDDLRK
- the LOC112236457 gene encoding ubiquitin-conjugating enzyme E2 S, which codes for MNSNVENLPPQVLRLVYKEVSALAADPPEGIKIYPSEEDITELHTAIEGPEGTPFAGGVFRMRLVLGKDFPAAPPKGYFLTKIFHPNVGHKGEICVNVLKRDWRAELGLRHVLLTIKCLMIHPNPESALNEEAGRLLLEDYTEYASRARLLTEIHAMGGHGGASGVPQDPADGPQPKKHAGDPTKRAMGPGVAPSAALGNGANGSSTTSSSSSSNSNVVGKKKTDKKRALRRL